Proteins from a single region of Corynebacterium pseudogenitalium:
- a CDS encoding molybdenum cofactor biosynthesis protein MoaE has product MSTSSQPSSTSDPQFVAEQVNTVIDARITDTPLEQFAADAATATMTRSMGALVRFEGVVRDHDGGQAVRSLTYESHPSAQDELRAIVEDIAQQHPVRIWAAHRVGSVPIGEMAFLVLVASAHRAEAFAACEEVTNRVKSQVPIWKEQSMADGATQWVGIDDAR; this is encoded by the coding sequence ATGAGCACTAGTTCACAACCAAGCTCTACATCGGACCCACAGTTCGTCGCCGAGCAGGTCAATACCGTCATCGACGCACGTATTACCGATACGCCGCTTGAGCAGTTCGCTGCGGATGCGGCCACGGCTACAATGACGCGCTCCATGGGTGCGCTCGTCCGCTTTGAGGGCGTTGTCCGCGACCACGACGGCGGGCAGGCAGTGCGTTCGCTGACGTACGAATCGCACCCCAGCGCCCAAGACGAGCTCCGCGCGATTGTCGAAGACATCGCCCAACAACACCCGGTGCGAATCTGGGCCGCCCACCGAGTCGGCTCCGTGCCGATCGGCGAGATGGCGTTCCTGGTCCTCGTGGCCAGTGCGCACCGCGCCGAGGCATTCGCCGCCTGTGAAGAGGTCACCAACAGAGTGAAATCACAGGTCCCAATATGGAAAGAGCAGTCCATGGCGGACGGCGCAACGCAGTGGGTTGGTATCGATGACGCTCGATGA
- a CDS encoding MoaD/ThiS family protein, producing MQIHYFAAARAATGVAQEEVGNFATLQELLTDAASRHNGTTDAGQTLADILARCTFLIDGKRARQTDSLESAERVDVMPPFAGG from the coding sequence ATGCAAATTCACTACTTTGCCGCCGCACGCGCGGCCACAGGCGTCGCACAGGAAGAAGTTGGGAACTTTGCCACACTGCAGGAACTGCTTACCGACGCCGCTTCGCGCCACAACGGCACCACCGACGCAGGCCAAACGCTCGCAGACATCCTGGCGCGCTGCACCTTCCTGATCGACGGAAAACGCGCCCGGCAGACTGACTCGCTCGAGTCCGCTGAGCGCGTTGATGTCATGCCACCGTTCGCCGGGGGCTAA
- a CDS encoding ATP-binding cassette domain-containing protein, protein MQQSTLRQAPRQTPMLVWVLALFALAAIVLPILALGARVPWDQLGEILASASTQQLLRVTLRSAVLACVITLLLGTPLALWMQHLRRGAGLARVLVLLPLAMPPVVGGLALSAFLGRRGLAAPLLDALHIQFAFAFPGVVAAHVFIALPFVVITLDAALRQLDPEITYSAAGVGLSPSTITRKIILPAIAPSLVSAAGLAFARSLGEFGTTLTFAGSMPGTTRTMPLGIYIAREVDQDVAYGLSAILIALAVLTLAASTLPTVFLSRTRSREVARATHEVDTERLRLLTSPEDGGVPVVIGETTFPANATTALIGLNGSGKTTLVDRIAGRLGGLRTLIGDRVVDAGTSSSKLVPAHKRGVVLLTQNPGLPPTSTPLKAVAMVTGSKQRALELLTSAGLRDLVDVPVRALSGGQASQVSLVRALAPRPRVLILDEPLAAIDVNSAHHWRQVLRATAHDRTTIVITHNPLDVANLAEYVAVMDRGNVISLRPTAEELKVPATQFSARLAGVNWLPASVNWIPAHMVGAAHQGSVARVATTVGELTGVASEQCEQHDHAVAVFAPQDVSLHVPAGAAPGGYNSLEATVATVDVSTSGGLTVELDVHGAVVALPVQRQEALDAGIEPGASVTCYVKTDDIAIYPKPTD, encoded by the coding sequence ATGCAGCAGTCAACGCTTCGTCAGGCCCCACGCCAGACACCAATGTTGGTGTGGGTCCTGGCGCTTTTTGCACTCGCCGCCATTGTGTTGCCGATCCTGGCGCTTGGTGCACGTGTGCCATGGGACCAGCTCGGTGAGATCCTTGCCTCCGCATCGACACAGCAGTTGCTCCGCGTCACGCTGCGCTCCGCTGTCCTGGCGTGCGTCATCACACTCCTGCTGGGCACACCGCTTGCGCTATGGATGCAACACTTGCGACGAGGTGCAGGCCTTGCGCGAGTACTCGTGCTACTTCCGCTAGCGATGCCGCCGGTCGTCGGTGGTTTAGCGCTCAGCGCGTTTCTCGGACGCCGAGGCTTAGCTGCGCCGCTGTTGGACGCGCTGCATATTCAGTTCGCGTTCGCGTTTCCGGGTGTCGTCGCTGCACATGTGTTCATTGCGCTGCCGTTCGTTGTCATCACACTTGACGCGGCGCTGCGGCAACTCGATCCGGAGATTACATACTCGGCCGCAGGCGTGGGGCTGAGCCCCTCGACGATTACTCGCAAGATAATCCTGCCTGCAATCGCGCCCTCACTCGTCTCTGCGGCCGGGCTGGCGTTTGCGCGCTCGCTCGGCGAGTTCGGCACCACGTTGACCTTCGCCGGCTCTATGCCTGGCACAACGCGCACCATGCCGTTGGGTATCTATATTGCCCGCGAAGTGGATCAAGACGTCGCGTATGGGCTATCAGCCATCCTCATCGCACTGGCGGTGCTCACACTTGCCGCATCGACGCTGCCGACGGTATTTCTGTCGCGTACGCGCTCCCGTGAAGTCGCTCGCGCCACCCACGAGGTGGACACGGAACGGCTGCGCCTACTGACAAGCCCCGAGGACGGGGGCGTACCCGTCGTCATCGGTGAGACAACGTTCCCTGCGAACGCCACGACGGCGCTCATTGGCTTGAACGGCTCGGGGAAGACCACTCTGGTAGACAGAATTGCAGGGCGCCTCGGCGGTTTGCGCACCTTGATCGGCGACCGCGTGGTTGATGCGGGCACGTCGTCGAGCAAACTTGTCCCGGCGCACAAACGCGGAGTTGTGTTGCTTACCCAGAACCCCGGTCTGCCACCTACGTCGACCCCACTGAAGGCTGTCGCGATGGTCACTGGCAGCAAACAGCGCGCACTTGAGCTGCTGACCTCAGCGGGGCTGCGCGACCTTGTCGACGTCCCCGTCCGCGCCCTCTCTGGCGGTCAAGCATCACAGGTGTCGCTAGTACGAGCGCTCGCACCGCGCCCCCGCGTGCTAATTCTTGACGAGCCACTCGCTGCGATCGACGTGAACTCTGCGCATCACTGGCGCCAGGTACTGCGGGCTACGGCACACGACCGCACCACGATCGTGATTACGCACAACCCATTGGACGTGGCCAACCTTGCGGAATACGTCGCGGTAATGGACCGAGGCAACGTCATCAGCCTGCGGCCGACGGCCGAGGAGCTCAAAGTTCCGGCGACACAGTTTTCTGCACGGCTCGCTGGTGTGAACTGGTTGCCCGCTAGCGTGAACTGGATTCCAGCGCACATGGTGGGTGCCGCGCACCAAGGTTCCGTTGCGCGCGTGGCAACCACAGTCGGTGAGCTCACCGGTGTCGCCTCAGAGCAGTGCGAGCAGCATGATCATGCCGTCGCAGTCTTCGCGCCGCAGGACGTCTCGCTGCACGTCCCAGCCGGAGCAGCGCCGGGAGGTTACAACTCACTGGAGGCCACCGTGGCCACAGTCGATGTCAGTACCTCAGGTGGCCTCACTGTGGAGCTCGACGTCCACGGTGCGGTTGTGGCGCTCCCGGTCCAGCGTCAGGAGGCACTCGATGCGGGCATTGAGCCCGGCGCATCTGTAACGTGCTACGTCAAAACGGATGACATCGCCATCTACCCAAAGCCGACGGATTAG
- a CDS encoding MogA/MoaB family molybdenum cofactor biosynthesis protein, translated as MNTNQRTARVIVASTRAAAGVYEDKSGPIAVRFLREAGFDTPDATIVADADLSDAVQEALAASPSVLLTSGGTGITPDDQTVDIVEPLLDRQLPGIVHAFWAYGQQQVATAVLSRAVAGVAGRTFVMTLPGSRGGVKDGCAVLAPLLDHITALIEGSHEH; from the coding sequence ATGAATACCAATCAACGTACTGCACGGGTTATCGTGGCTTCTACGCGAGCAGCCGCTGGTGTCTACGAGGACAAGTCAGGTCCGATCGCGGTCAGGTTCCTGCGGGAAGCGGGGTTCGACACCCCAGACGCCACCATCGTGGCCGATGCCGACCTTTCGGATGCGGTCCAGGAGGCACTCGCCGCTTCCCCGTCAGTACTGCTGACCTCGGGCGGAACCGGCATTACACCGGATGACCAAACGGTTGATATTGTGGAGCCTCTGTTGGACCGGCAGCTGCCAGGTATCGTGCACGCGTTCTGGGCCTATGGCCAGCAGCAAGTCGCGACGGCAGTGCTGTCGCGTGCTGTCGCCGGAGTGGCGGGTCGCACGTTTGTCATGACACTGCCAGGTTCACGCGGCGGGGTGAAGGACGGGTGTGCCGTACTCGCTCCCCTGCTCGACCACATCACTGCACTCATAGAAGGATCACATGAGCACTAG
- the narI gene encoding respiratory nitrate reductase subunit gamma gives MTGIEEFLWVAFPWLAIAAFVIGIIWRWRYDQMGWTTHSSQIYESKLLRLSSPLFHWGMVFVVIGHLMGLAIPKSWTRGMGISDHAYHLIATIPGTIAGIAVVLGLLGLLYRRVVNRSVFLSTATSDKFMYVFLTIAICSGFIATVSTQVFGVPGGYDYRETISPWLRQLLIFNPMPDLMVQAPWQFKVHVLAGFTLIACWPFTRLVHAFSAPVGYSTRPYVVYRSRGQEVQGRRSEAQWEPIRSNGRQLKH, from the coding sequence TATTTGGCGCTGGCGCTATGACCAAATGGGCTGGACTACCCACTCGTCACAAATCTACGAGTCGAAGTTATTGCGGCTCTCCTCGCCACTATTCCACTGGGGCATGGTCTTCGTGGTCATTGGCCACTTGATGGGCCTGGCGATTCCGAAGTCGTGGACCCGCGGCATGGGCATCAGCGATCACGCCTACCATCTCATCGCAACGATTCCAGGCACCATCGCTGGCATCGCCGTGGTGTTGGGGCTGCTTGGTTTGCTCTACCGTCGTGTGGTCAACCGTTCGGTGTTCTTATCGACGGCCACCTCCGACAAGTTCATGTATGTGTTCCTCACAATCGCAATCTGCTCTGGCTTTATCGCGACTGTCTCGACGCAGGTGTTCGGGGTGCCCGGCGGCTATGACTACCGTGAAACGATCTCGCCGTGGCTACGCCAACTGTTGATCTTTAACCCGATGCCCGACTTGATGGTCCAGGCACCGTGGCAGTTTAAGGTCCACGTACTGGCTGGCTTCACGTTGATCGCCTGCTGGCCTTTCACACGCCTTGTCCACGCGTTCTCGGCCCCGGTGGGATACTCCACCAGGCCATACGTGGTCTACCGCTCGCGTGGCCAAGAGGTCCAGGGCCGCCGCTCGGAAGCGCAGTGGGAACCGATCCGCTCGAACGGACGCCAGCTGAAGCACTAG
- the modA gene encoding molybdate ABC transporter substrate-binding protein, protein MRSSRLAALFAVALATTGLTACTGGTDSESTASKAPTAEATSDLIVMGAASTRVLNDDLSEMSESNLEFVNAGSSDLVQQLKEGAPGDVLITADQKNMDKAVEAGVAKDPKVVATNSMVLVVPKGNPAGIKSIEDIQEAGVNLVVCDAQVPCGSVTNELVAANNLTITPVSLEHSVSDTLGKVVSGEADAGFVYRTDAAAAGDSVEVLNVPHAEEKPNSLVAAVTTNTTDEAAAQKLFELLASPEMAVVWEKYGFTPASQ, encoded by the coding sequence ATGCGTTCTTCTCGTCTTGCCGCATTGTTCGCCGTTGCTCTGGCAACGACCGGACTGACCGCCTGCACCGGTGGCACCGATTCCGAAAGCACCGCCTCGAAAGCACCGACCGCTGAGGCAACCAGCGACCTCATCGTTATGGGCGCAGCCTCCACACGCGTGTTGAACGACGACCTTTCGGAAATGTCGGAGAGCAACCTCGAGTTCGTCAACGCCGGATCCTCTGACCTGGTGCAGCAACTAAAGGAGGGCGCACCCGGTGATGTGCTGATCACGGCTGACCAGAAGAATATGGACAAAGCTGTCGAGGCGGGCGTCGCAAAGGACCCGAAAGTCGTAGCGACGAACTCGATGGTGCTCGTGGTGCCGAAAGGCAACCCAGCAGGCATCAAGAGCATCGAGGATATCCAAGAAGCGGGCGTGAACCTGGTTGTTTGTGATGCACAGGTCCCATGTGGCTCCGTGACCAACGAGCTTGTCGCAGCGAACAATCTCACCATCACTCCTGTATCTCTTGAGCACAGCGTCTCCGACACCCTGGGCAAGGTGGTCTCCGGAGAGGCCGACGCTGGCTTCGTTTACCGCACTGATGCTGCGGCAGCCGGCGACAGTGTCGAGGTCCTGAACGTCCCACACGCTGAAGAGAAACCGAACTCCCTCGTCGCTGCCGTTACTACCAACACCACCGACGAAGCTGCAGCGCAAAAGCTCTTTGAGCTGCTTGCAAGCCCAGAGATGGCCGTCGTGTGGGAGAAGTACGGTTTCACCCCTGCCTCCCAGTAG
- a CDS encoding molybdopterin molybdotransferase MoeA encodes MTRTTEEHLSAVREAVGPRLSERISVVEAGKQQRVLAADVVAVREQPTFDNSQMDGYALTQVEAHTATIGPTIAAGADPDELYPEGLQGVVAPIMTGAKLPRGTVAVVPVERCTPPTFGATGEPVKIPEVKRGQFMRLAGSDIQPGACIAHRGDGVTPALVGAAISQGIETVEVERTARILVITGGAEVSPSDQATGPATIPDSNGPMLEALAARHGIEVVARLLTNDDPEALEREVAAAVEEYQPDAIVTSGGISHGKFEVIRQVFTDGWYGHVAQQPGGPQGISAFHGVPVLSLPGNPISTIVSFVLYVAPVLGRAPAPVRVAIDTEVVGIADKDQFLRGEIRDGLAHPYHGTSSHLLTQGATATCLIRIPAAATVPAGTPVMVYPL; translated from the coding sequence ATGACACGAACTACTGAGGAGCACCTGAGTGCGGTGCGCGAGGCCGTCGGCCCTCGGCTTTCGGAGCGCATCAGCGTCGTTGAAGCTGGCAAGCAGCAGCGTGTGCTCGCGGCCGATGTTGTTGCCGTGCGCGAGCAACCGACCTTCGACAACTCGCAAATGGACGGGTACGCGTTGACACAGGTGGAAGCGCACACGGCGACGATCGGCCCGACGATTGCCGCAGGCGCTGACCCCGACGAACTGTATCCAGAAGGCCTGCAGGGCGTTGTGGCGCCGATCATGACCGGCGCGAAGCTTCCTCGTGGCACGGTAGCAGTCGTCCCAGTTGAGCGTTGCACCCCGCCGACGTTCGGGGCAACTGGTGAACCTGTCAAGATCCCTGAGGTCAAGCGTGGTCAGTTCATGCGCCTTGCGGGCAGCGATATCCAGCCCGGGGCTTGCATTGCGCATCGCGGTGATGGAGTGACACCGGCGCTTGTTGGCGCCGCGATCAGCCAGGGAATCGAGACCGTTGAGGTCGAGCGCACTGCGCGCATCTTAGTGATCACGGGTGGCGCTGAGGTCTCCCCGAGCGACCAGGCCACAGGCCCCGCGACAATTCCGGACTCGAACGGTCCGATGCTTGAGGCGCTAGCCGCGCGTCATGGCATCGAGGTTGTAGCGCGCCTGTTGACCAACGACGATCCTGAGGCGCTCGAGCGAGAGGTCGCAGCAGCGGTCGAGGAGTACCAACCGGATGCGATTGTGACCTCAGGCGGGATCAGCCACGGCAAGTTCGAGGTCATCCGTCAGGTGTTTACGGATGGCTGGTACGGACATGTCGCTCAGCAACCCGGCGGGCCGCAAGGCATCTCTGCGTTTCACGGTGTGCCTGTGCTGAGCCTGCCAGGCAACCCGATTTCCACCATCGTGTCATTCGTCCTGTACGTCGCACCAGTGTTGGGACGCGCGCCGGCTCCTGTACGCGTAGCTATAGATACAGAGGTCGTTGGAATCGCCGACAAGGATCAGTTCCTGCGCGGTGAAATTCGAGATGGCCTTGCGCATCCGTACCACGGTACAAGCTCGCACCTGCTTACCCAGGGTGCCACCGCGACCTGCCTGATCCGCATTCCCGCCGCGGCTACGGTTCCCGCGGGTACACCAGTCATGGTCTATCCGCTGTAG